The following are encoded in a window of Clostridium thermarum genomic DNA:
- the rluF gene encoding 23S rRNA pseudouridine(2604) synthase RluF, with product MKILNKSKDIIVHAEKGEFIRLNKFLGESGFCSRREADALIEQGRVTVNSQKAVQGMKVSSKDQIRVDGKLITVKRKMVYIAFNKPVGITCTTEHRVEGNIVDFIKHPVRIFPIGRLDKDSEGLIFLTNDGDIVNKILRAGNNHEKEYVVTVDKPITPEFIKGMASGVRILGTVTKKCWVKQEGKYVFRIILTQGLNRQIRRMCEVFGYRVTKLKRVRIMNVKLENLPIGKWRNLTEEELKEINRLISGSIKTKEGSTLSDFD from the coding sequence GTGAAAATATTGAATAAATCAAAAGATATAATTGTTCATGCTGAAAAGGGTGAATTTATTCGTTTAAATAAGTTCTTGGGGGAAAGTGGATTTTGCTCCAGGAGAGAAGCTGATGCCCTGATTGAGCAGGGGCGGGTTACGGTAAACAGCCAGAAGGCTGTTCAGGGAATGAAAGTAAGTTCCAAGGACCAAATAAGGGTTGATGGCAAATTAATAACAGTCAAAAGAAAGATGGTCTACATAGCCTTTAATAAGCCTGTTGGTATTACTTGTACCACAGAACATAGGGTTGAAGGTAATATTGTAGATTTTATTAAGCATCCTGTACGTATATTCCCTATCGGACGTTTAGATAAGGACTCAGAAGGCCTTATCTTTCTTACGAATGACGGCGACATAGTAAATAAAATACTAAGAGCAGGCAACAATCATGAAAAAGAATACGTAGTAACGGTAGATAAACCTATCACTCCGGAATTTATCAAGGGTATGGCCTCTGGTGTAAGAATTCTTGGAACGGTTACTAAAAAGTGTTGGGTGAAACAAGAAGGTAAATATGTATTCAGAATTATTTTGACTCAAGGCTTAAATAGACAAATACGAAGAATGTGCGAGGTATTTGGCTACAGGGTTACTAAGTTGAAGCGGGTCAGAATTATGAATGTAAAATTAGAGAACCTTCCTATTGGTAAGTGGCGTAATTTGACAGAGGAAGAACTTAAAGAAATAAACAGACTTATATCAGGTTCAATCAAGACCAAAGAAGGTTCAACTCTCTCTGATTTTGACTAG
- a CDS encoding glutaredoxin family protein, which produces MQEVIVYTSNSCPYCVAVKDYLKQKGVSYEERNVTKPEYRKELMALGFMSVPVIKIDEDIVKGFDIKAIDNLLGL; this is translated from the coding sequence ATGCAGGAAGTAATAGTATACACATCAAACTCTTGTCCGTATTGCGTTGCTGTAAAGGACTATCTAAAGCAGAAGGGCGTTTCTTACGAAGAGAGGAATGTTACAAAGCCTGAATATAGAAAAGAATTGATGGCATTAGGATTTATGAGTGTACCTGTAATAAAAATAGATGAGGATATTGTTAAAGGCTTTGATATTAAGGCCATAGATAATCTACTTGGACTATAA
- a CDS encoding anti-sigma-I factor RsgI family protein codes for MDIKYIMQKSRYKFVHDNKAVLYDVTKLSLYKKELSLFIKELYIYNVSLKNLAKETPRPVIKDELLNLAIICSENERFANWIKVHRLLPYKNLSSISGKPQKFFERWSNYLMAYFIIIHNNYSHIYSFMNIKAIEPFTREKKITDTNPEEKDTSSDTLAGLVLKVKANGCYILTSCGTFAFIKNNGDTSMGELCSGQITKERDYFKVTARIFIAVLTLTLITSFYLYNLKGRTVVIQGKLSMTIETNKWDKVITSTALNPTSYDLNKGIKTFNRSLDSVLSSLLEAAVSQNYIDEKSTTVIYISGGTADYPNIEKTKQYIEDNKLSVTINFNGINLSSEEE; via the coding sequence GTGGACATAAAGTATATCATGCAGAAGAGCAGGTATAAGTTTGTACATGATAATAAAGCTGTGCTCTATGATGTTACAAAATTATCATTGTACAAGAAAGAACTTTCATTGTTTATTAAAGAACTGTATATATATAATGTATCATTAAAAAATCTGGCCAAGGAAACCCCACGGCCAGTAATAAAAGATGAATTACTGAACCTTGCAATAATTTGCAGTGAAAATGAACGTTTTGCTAATTGGATAAAAGTGCACAGATTGCTCCCTTATAAAAATCTCAGTTCAATAAGCGGGAAGCCTCAGAAGTTTTTTGAAAGATGGTCAAATTACTTAATGGCCTATTTTATAATTATTCATAATAACTATAGCCATATCTATTCTTTTATGAATATCAAAGCTATTGAACCCTTTACAAGAGAAAAAAAAATCACCGATACTAATCCTGAAGAGAAAGATACCTCTAGTGATACTTTGGCAGGCTTAGTATTAAAGGTTAAAGCTAATGGGTGTTACATATTGACCTCATGTGGTACTTTTGCCTTCATTAAAAATAATGGTGATACTTCAATGGGGGAGTTATGTTCAGGACAAATAACAAAAGAGCGAGACTATTTCAAAGTCACCGCAAGGATTTTTATTGCTGTACTGACTTTGACCCTGATTACTTCCTTCTATCTTTATAATCTCAAAGGTAGAACCGTTGTAATTCAAGGAAAGCTATCTATGACCATTGAGACAAATAAATGGGATAAAGTGATTACTTCAACCGCTCTTAATCCAACTAGTTATGACCTAAATAAAGGCATTAAAACCTTTAACAGATCTCTTGACTCAGTACTTTCCTCTTTATTAGAAGCTGCCGTTTCACAGAACTATATAGATGAAAAAAGCACCACTGTTATCTACATATCCGGTGGTACTGCTGATTATCCTAATATTGAAAAGACTAAGCAATACATAGAGGACAATAAGTTATCTGTTACTATTAATTTCAATGGGATAAATCTGTCTTCAGAAGAAGAATAA
- a CDS encoding anti-sigma-I factor RsgI family protein: protein MKKSGIVTQIKNRYVCLLAPSGEFVKVKYKGTSPSIGEIYTGELYAAPRLKMPLIAASMAFILFSGGLYSYYMPAYAVTVEINPSVKLHVNMWDRIVKAEPINEDGKKLLNSVKVTNMNIDGGLEALVTEAKEDKFIDEASTSDNIVKITIEGRTVSDSSLEHFKEALKEEKINFQIIANDKTSQSTEAQQQPEKDQNINSSKSSSDNSSKNKSKVEEDKIKDRDKLKDKEDKDKNKDNNNIDDKIKDTKENKVNTGNEKKNEDEKKKEDNPNISNNKKSFNKNYKSNSKIINTKNKSNKE from the coding sequence ATGAAAAAGTCAGGAATTGTTACACAAATTAAAAATAGATATGTCTGCCTTCTAGCCCCTTCAGGTGAGTTTGTAAAGGTAAAATACAAAGGTACTTCTCCTTCCATTGGTGAAATCTACACCGGTGAGCTATATGCTGCACCAAGGCTGAAAATGCCACTAATAGCCGCTTCTATGGCATTTATCCTCTTCTCCGGAGGACTCTATAGTTACTATATGCCGGCTTATGCCGTAACCGTTGAAATTAATCCTTCCGTAAAGCTGCATGTAAATATGTGGGACCGAATTGTAAAGGCAGAACCTATAAATGAAGATGGAAAAAAACTCCTAAACTCAGTAAAGGTCACAAATATGAACATAGATGGCGGCCTGGAAGCCCTTGTTACTGAAGCTAAAGAAGATAAATTTATCGATGAAGCTTCTACAAGCGACAATATTGTAAAAATTACTATAGAAGGTAGGACGGTTTCCGATTCATCACTGGAGCATTTCAAAGAAGCCCTGAAGGAAGAAAAGATTAACTTTCAAATTATAGCTAATGATAAAACCTCTCAGTCTACGGAGGCTCAACAGCAGCCTGAAAAAGATCAAAATATAAATAGCAGCAAGTCTTCATCAGACAATAGTAGCAAAAATAAGTCCAAAGTTGAAGAGGACAAAATTAAAGATAGGGATAAATTAAAGGATAAGGAAGACAAGGATAAAAATAAGGACAATAATAATATAGATGATAAAATAAAAGATACCAAAGAAAATAAAGTCAACACTGGTAATGAGAAAAAGAATGAGGATGAGAAGAAAAAGGAAGACAACCCAAATATATCCAATAATAAAAAATCTTTTAACAAAAATTATAAGTCCAACTCCAAGATAATCAATACTAAAAATAAATCTAATAAGGAATAA
- a CDS encoding sigma factor: protein MNTKYINLTNRDAFIESNRDFIYKTTYNVCKRSISWQNDDELSIALIAFNKACDTYEDSKGDFFAYCRVIIRNALIDYFRKNGQNPLLSFDDAESIGDYIDSKLSMDQFTLEVENSRRAEEIALFSKELSKYGLDFNVLADCSPSHTDTRNSLLNLAAACSSNESILQTIKTKKLLPIKEICLFTGAKKKTLEKWRRYLLALILILSSDEYPYIKSYLNIKAGE from the coding sequence GTGAATACTAAATATATTAATCTGACTAACAGAGATGCATTTATTGAATCAAATAGAGACTTTATATATAAAACTACCTATAATGTATGCAAGAGAAGTATCAGCTGGCAGAATGATGATGAGCTCAGTATCGCACTTATTGCCTTTAATAAAGCTTGTGATACATACGAGGACTCAAAAGGTGATTTCTTTGCTTATTGCAGAGTTATTATCAGAAATGCTTTAATTGATTACTTTAGAAAAAATGGTCAGAATCCCTTGCTATCTTTTGACGATGCTGAATCCATCGGCGATTATATAGATAGCAAGTTGTCCATGGATCAGTTTACCTTAGAGGTGGAAAATTCCCGCAGGGCAGAAGAGATAGCCCTATTTTCTAAAGAATTATCAAAGTATGGTTTAGATTTCAATGTTCTAGCTGATTGCTCTCCCAGTCATACTGATACCAGGAATTCTTTACTAAACCTTGCCGCAGCCTGCAGCAGCAATGAAAGTATTCTTCAAACTATCAAAACTAAAAAACTTCTCCCCATCAAAGAAATTTGTCTTTTTACCGGCGCCAAAAAAAAGACTCTGGAGAAATGGAGAAGATATCTGCTAGCATTAATACTTATTCTGTCTAGTGACGAATATCCCTACATCAAATCTTATTTAAATATAAAAGCAGGTGAATAG
- a CDS encoding DUF5667 domain-containing protein: MKKVTFAIFTSAFFILSNLGVRVHADEVNNYTETAGVTPNEFTYRIDRFFEKVSITFTFSDSGKIKKLLQFAKERLAESLVMAEQKEVELSEEALVEYHETLSDAQDKLQEEIGENTEEENIDKNIEEIAEEGSEVNNDTQTEIDEVHQVIEEVQEETEKQLEEVEQQLPEESLDIIGEIKALQAVRKEALRAMVDARHELNGARQAYNASRVALNKAEKSGDEEKIKKAEEILRAAEETYNTERTEYKTAFQEKQTTIKETNEARKALIKLIGEEKVEDKVIADSKITEVEKTNVVKDVSDAKETKADQEPAAESVNQAEPVKTETINNVDKENDKKAKEVNTNKAKEVNTNKEINKNIKPNNQAKSKVLKNQEKNKK, encoded by the coding sequence ATGAAAAAAGTAACCTTTGCAATATTCACATCTGCTTTCTTTATCTTATCAAACTTAGGAGTGAGAGTACATGCTGACGAGGTGAACAATTACACAGAGACAGCCGGTGTTACTCCTAATGAGTTTACTTATAGGATTGACAGATTTTTTGAAAAGGTAAGTATTACTTTTACTTTTTCTGATAGTGGAAAGATAAAAAAGCTGCTACAATTTGCTAAGGAAAGATTAGCAGAATCACTAGTCATGGCAGAACAAAAAGAGGTGGAATTATCCGAAGAAGCACTAGTAGAATACCATGAAACCCTAAGCGATGCACAGGACAAACTTCAAGAAGAAATTGGTGAAAATACAGAAGAGGAAAATATAGATAAAAACATTGAAGAAATTGCCGAAGAAGGCAGTGAAGTAAATAATGATACTCAAACAGAGATAGATGAGGTTCATCAGGTAATTGAAGAGGTTCAAGAGGAAACTGAGAAACAATTAGAGGAAGTCGAGCAACAACTACCTGAAGAATCGCTAGATATAATAGGAGAAATAAAGGCTCTTCAAGCTGTCAGAAAAGAAGCTTTACGAGCAATGGTTGATGCAAGACATGAACTCAATGGAGCAAGGCAAGCATATAATGCTTCAAGAGTAGCCTTAAATAAGGCAGAAAAATCAGGGGATGAGGAAAAGATAAAAAAGGCAGAAGAGATATTAAGGGCTGCGGAGGAAACCTATAACACAGAAAGGACAGAGTATAAAACTGCTTTTCAGGAAAAACAGACAACCATTAAGGAAACAAATGAAGCAAGAAAAGCTCTGATTAAGCTGATAGGGGAAGAAAAGGTTGAGGATAAAGTTATAGCTGATAGCAAAATTACTGAAGTAGAAAAAACTAACGTAGTTAAGGACGTATCAGATGCTAAAGAAACTAAAGCTGATCAAGAACCTGCAGCAGAATCCGTTAATCAGGCTGAACCAGTAAAAACAGAAACTATTAACAATGTAGATAAGGAAAATGATAAAAAAGCAAAGGAAGTAAATACTAATAAAGCAAAGGAAGTAAATACTAATAAAGAAATAAATAAAAACATAAAGCCAAATAATCAAGCAAAATCTAAAGTACTCAAAAATCAAGAGAAAAATAAAAAATAA